The Haloplanus salinarum genome includes a region encoding these proteins:
- a CDS encoding mechanosensitive ion channel family protein, with the protein MDVGAGTLATAPPIGSVEWLRWLWGFGVVRAAVAALVVAAGVVLSKFLVRLLGRPVARRFQRQSVAQTVLGLLRVSTVMAATLIAASMVGLGIGDIVLSVTVFSAVLGIVLAPIVGSVITGLFVLADNPYEIGDMIELEDGRRGFVDDITIRYTKILTLDNTFLVVPNAQMRERDVTNFSAEDERTRLSIPLLVTYEGDIDTARSLMERAARNCEGVIEGGPDIRIGSARYPAKPTCMIGDYADSGVRLVLRFWVRTPYKIPRIESTVREHIRENLDDVDVEIAYPHQHLLFDETSGRARVAVEDGSRPTPDRDDAPATRTAEAEGVADPNGSGSTPE; encoded by the coding sequence ATGGACGTCGGGGCGGGCACGCTGGCGACGGCACCACCGATCGGGTCCGTGGAGTGGCTACGGTGGCTGTGGGGGTTCGGCGTCGTGCGGGCGGCCGTCGCCGCCCTGGTCGTCGCCGCCGGGGTCGTCCTCTCGAAGTTCCTCGTCCGCCTGCTCGGCCGCCCGGTCGCCCGCCGGTTTCAGCGACAGAGCGTCGCCCAGACGGTCCTCGGGCTGTTGCGCGTCTCGACGGTGATGGCCGCGACCCTGATCGCGGCGAGCATGGTCGGTCTCGGCATCGGCGACATCGTCCTCTCGGTGACCGTCTTCTCGGCGGTCCTCGGTATCGTCCTCGCGCCCATCGTCGGGAGCGTCATCACCGGCCTGTTCGTGCTGGCGGACAACCCCTACGAGATCGGCGACATGATCGAACTCGAGGACGGCCGACGTGGGTTCGTCGACGACATCACGATCCGGTATACGAAGATCCTCACGCTCGACAACACCTTCCTCGTGGTGCCGAACGCCCAGATGCGCGAGCGGGACGTGACCAACTTCTCCGCCGAGGACGAGCGGACGCGGCTCTCGATCCCCCTCCTCGTCACCTACGAGGGGGACATCGACACCGCCCGCAGCCTCATGGAGCGGGCCGCCCGCAACTGCGAGGGCGTGATCGAAGGCGGCCCGGACATCCGCATCGGCAGCGCGCGCTACCCGGCGAAGCCGACCTGCATGATCGGCGACTACGCCGACAGCGGCGTCAGACTCGTCCTCCGGTTCTGGGTGCGGACCCCCTACAAGATCCCGCGGATCGAATCGACCGTCCGCGAGCACATCCGTGAGAACCTCGACGACGTCGACGTCGAGATCGCCTACCCCCACCAACACCTGCTGTTCGACGAGACCAGCGGTCGGGCACGCGTGGCCGTCGAGGACGGCTCCCGACCGACGCCCGACCGCGACGACGCCCCGGCGACCCGGACCGCGGAGGCGGAGGGCGTGGCCGACCCGAACGGATCGGGCTCGACCCCGGAGTGA
- the priS gene encoding DNA primase small subunit PriS, with the protein MDRRTRDYLSGRFGDYYRSAEPSLPPAPERREWGHIPWTSGSTTMVRHRSIYDLGDVADFLQREAPRHVYFSAARYDDPGAGSMDGKGWQGADLVFDLDADHLPSVDPETATYAEMLAACKDALRRLLDLLETDFGFEDVTVVFSGGRGYHVHVRDEGVADLDSAARREVVDYVRAVDLDVEGLVRTRAVGGATRRELRTEGGWGRRTHRRLQSFVTELRELPDDEATDRLTAFDGIGEGRAETLLDAFVDNERAVDRGNVEAGGPGARRLVEALAEETVAAETAPIDEPVTTDTRRLIRLPGTLHGGSGLVVRRLDRDEIDGFDPLVDAVPERFTRRSVRVAVTEPGTLELDGDTFTVDAGEQSVPECVGVFLMTRGRARKVKE; encoded by the coding sequence ATGGATCGACGTACGCGCGATTACCTCTCGGGGCGGTTCGGCGACTACTACCGGAGCGCCGAGCCGTCGCTCCCGCCCGCGCCTGAGCGCCGGGAGTGGGGACATATCCCCTGGACGAGCGGGTCGACCACGATGGTCCGCCACCGGTCGATCTACGACCTCGGCGACGTCGCCGACTTCCTCCAGCGCGAGGCGCCACGGCACGTCTACTTCTCGGCCGCGCGCTACGACGACCCCGGCGCGGGGTCGATGGACGGGAAGGGGTGGCAGGGCGCGGATCTCGTCTTCGACCTCGACGCCGATCACCTCCCGAGCGTCGACCCCGAGACGGCGACGTACGCCGAGATGCTCGCGGCCTGCAAGGACGCGCTCCGTCGGCTACTCGACCTGCTGGAGACGGACTTCGGGTTCGAGGACGTGACCGTCGTCTTCTCGGGCGGCCGCGGCTATCACGTCCACGTCCGCGACGAGGGGGTCGCCGACCTCGACTCGGCGGCGCGGCGCGAGGTGGTCGACTACGTCCGCGCCGTCGACCTCGACGTCGAGGGGCTGGTGCGGACGCGGGCCGTCGGCGGGGCGACGCGACGGGAACTCCGCACCGAGGGTGGGTGGGGCCGGCGCACCCACCGCCGCCTGCAGTCCTTCGTCACGGAGCTCCGAGAGCTCCCCGACGACGAGGCGACCGATCGACTCACCGCGTTCGACGGCATCGGCGAGGGTCGGGCCGAGACGCTCCTCGACGCCTTCGTCGACAACGAGCGCGCGGTCGACCGGGGGAACGTCGAGGCCGGCGGCCCGGGGGCCAGACGGCTGGTCGAGGCACTCGCCGAGGAGACGGTCGCCGCCGAGACGGCGCCGATCGACGAACCGGTGACGACCGACACCCGCCGCCTGATTCGCCTGCCCGGGACGCTCCACGGCGGGAGCGGCCTCGTGGTCCGACGGCTCGACCGCGACGAGATCGACGGGTTCGACCCCCTGGTCGACGCCGTCCCCGAGCGGTTCACCCGGCGGTCCGTGCGGGTCGCGGTGACCGAACCGGGGACCCTCGAACTCGACGGCGACACGTTTACGGTGGACGCAGGAGAGCAATCGGTACCGGAGTGTGTCGGCGTGTTCCTGATGACACGCGGCCGGGCCCGGAAGGTGAAAGAATGA
- a CDS encoding HVO_2901 family zinc finger protein codes for MPQMHVSARRDLLVCRTCDAEFPEGRATKDGWTYECPECGEATGLGEGLRRV; via the coding sequence ATGCCGCAGATGCACGTCTCCGCTCGCCGTGATCTCCTCGTCTGCCGAACGTGCGACGCCGAGTTCCCGGAGGGGCGCGCCACGAAGGACGGCTGGACCTACGAGTGTCCGGAGTGTGGCGAGGCGACCGGGCTCGGCGAGGGACTCCGTCGCGTCTGA
- a CDS encoding class II fumarate hydratase, with protein sequence MSDESDFRVERDSLGEIRVPADAYWGAQTQRAVENFPISDARFGRRFVRALGIVKKSAARANRDLDLLEADVADAIVAAADEVIAGDHDDQFPVDVFQTGSGTSSNMNANEVIANRAAELMGSEVGDRIVHPNDHVNFGQSSNDVIPTAMHVAALEAVEKDLIPALETLAAALDEKAAAFDGVVKTGRTHLQDATPVRLGQEFGGYRTQIEKGIERCESVAPRLAELALGGTATGTGLNTHPEFPERAAAYIAEETGLDFREADDHFEAQAAHDAMGEAHGALRTVAGSMNKVANDLRLLASGPRNGLGEIEQPENQPGSSIMPGKINPVVAEAVNQVHTQVVGNDAAVSAGAAGGQIDLNLYKPVIAHNFLQSASLLSNAAETFAEKFVAKLEANEEQCAEAVERSMALATALNPAIGYDKASEVAKAALKEGKTVREVAVGKGYLTEAEADEVLDPERMTHRGILSGDDE encoded by the coding sequence ATGAGCGACGAGTCCGACTTCCGCGTCGAACGGGACAGCCTCGGCGAGATTCGCGTGCCTGCGGACGCCTACTGGGGGGCCCAGACCCAACGTGCGGTCGAGAACTTCCCGATCAGCGACGCCCGCTTCGGTCGGCGGTTCGTCCGGGCGCTCGGCATCGTCAAGAAGTCCGCGGCGCGGGCCAACCGCGACCTGGACCTCCTCGAGGCGGACGTCGCCGACGCCATCGTCGCGGCGGCCGACGAAGTCATCGCCGGCGACCACGACGACCAGTTCCCGGTCGACGTCTTCCAGACGGGATCCGGCACCTCCTCGAACATGAACGCCAACGAGGTGATCGCCAACCGTGCGGCGGAGCTGATGGGCAGCGAGGTGGGCGACCGGATCGTCCACCCGAACGACCACGTCAACTTCGGCCAGTCCTCGAACGACGTGATCCCGACGGCGATGCACGTCGCCGCCCTGGAGGCGGTCGAGAAGGACCTGATCCCGGCCCTGGAGACGCTCGCCGCCGCCCTCGACGAGAAGGCCGCGGCGTTCGACGGCGTCGTCAAGACCGGCCGCACCCACCTGCAGGACGCCACGCCGGTCCGCCTGGGCCAGGAGTTCGGCGGCTACCGCACGCAGATCGAGAAGGGGATCGAGCGCTGTGAGTCGGTGGCCCCGCGCCTCGCCGAACTCGCCCTCGGCGGGACGGCGACGGGCACGGGGCTGAACACCCACCCCGAGTTCCCGGAGCGGGCGGCCGCGTACATCGCCGAGGAGACGGGCCTCGACTTCCGCGAGGCCGACGACCACTTCGAGGCACAGGCCGCCCACGACGCGATGGGCGAGGCCCACGGCGCGCTCCGGACGGTCGCGGGCTCGATGAACAAGGTGGCCAACGACCTGCGACTCCTCGCCTCCGGACCCCGCAACGGTCTGGGCGAGATCGAACAGCCGGAGAACCAGCCCGGGAGTTCCATCATGCCCGGAAAGATCAACCCGGTCGTCGCCGAGGCGGTCAACCAGGTCCACACGCAGGTCGTCGGCAACGACGCCGCCGTCTCCGCGGGCGCCGCCGGCGGCCAGATCGACCTCAACCTCTACAAGCCGGTGATCGCTCACAACTTCCTGCAGTCGGCGTCCCTGCTCTCGAACGCCGCCGAGACGTTCGCCGAGAAGTTCGTGGCGAAACTGGAGGCCAACGAGGAACAGTGTGCCGAGGCCGTCGAGCGCTCGATGGCGCTCGCGACGGCGCTCAACCCCGCCATCGGCTACGACAAGGCTTCGGAGGTCGCGAAAGCGGCGCTGAAGGAGGGCAAGACCGTCCGCGAGGTGGCCGTCGGGAAGGGATATCTCACGGAGGCGGAGGCCGACGAGGTGCTCGACCCCGAGCGGATGACCCACCGGGGGATCCTGAGCGGCGACGACGAGTGA
- a CDS encoding BolA family protein, producing the protein MDTAEVERLIEEGIEDAEATVTKPRVPDEDHEDAHFAAVIVSPAFEGLPLVQQHELVYDALEGYMTTDIHALEMKTYTPEAYEEHEA; encoded by the coding sequence ATGGACACCGCCGAGGTCGAACGACTCATCGAGGAGGGCATCGAGGACGCGGAGGCGACGGTCACGAAGCCGCGGGTACCCGACGAGGACCACGAGGACGCCCACTTCGCCGCCGTAATCGTCTCACCGGCCTTCGAGGGCCTCCCGCTCGTCCAGCAACACGAACTCGTCTACGACGCGCTGGAGGGGTACATGACGACCGACATCCACGCCCTAGAGATGAAGACGTACACGCCGGAGGCGTACGAGGAACACGAGGCGTAA